The stretch of DNA GGATTCAAGTGGAATTTATAATATGATTCACCTGAGTAAATAATTAGTAGTCAAAACCGGTTTGAATAATTCAGTTATTAGCTCCACTCGTTTAAATTAACTATTTAAAGATTATAATACATATCTAAGATGTAGTACTATATAAATGAATTAAAGAGGTAAAAAAATGGCTGCCAATATCCATGTTATAACTGGTAAAAAAAATGGTTGGGATGTTAAAAGAGATGGGGCTGTAAAAGCTTCTGGACATTTTGATACAAAAGAAGAAGCAATTGAATTTGCTGAAAAAGAAGGGCAAAGATACAATGTTGAAGTTTTCATCCATAATGAAGATGGAAAAATAGAAAAAAAGGAAAGCTTCGGTAAAAACCTTTACCCAGGTTAAATAAAGTTTTTTTTGTTTATTTTTTCCAGGGGTTCCTTTTTTCTTAATAAATCTTTAATAAATCCAATTTCTCTAAATTATTTTTCTTAAAATATTAATGAATTTAACATCCCCATTATGACCTAATTTTATCCAGTTATCAAAGAATTACACTTCCACACTGTACTTAAATTCCCATATGAACTTACCAGTATGCTCACATCCAGCTAAATGTTCCATTTCATGGGAAACTCCGTAAGCAGCAGATCCAGAAAAATTTAGAGGGCCTGGGATCCTTTTAAGACTTATTTCCATGATTTTGGG from Methanobacterium sp. Maddingley MBC34 encodes:
- a CDS encoding ETC complex I subunit conserved region (PFAM: Uncharacterized protein conserved in bacteria (DUF2188); ETC complex I subunit conserved region), translating into MAANIHVITGKKNGWDVKRDGAVKASGHFDTKEEAIEFAEKEGQRYNVEVFIHNEDGKIEKKESFGKNLYPG